The following proteins come from a genomic window of Geothrix edaphica:
- a CDS encoding WD40/YVTN/BNR-like repeat-containing protein, translated as MPRFRSLSPLALLLAAVPVLAAPPVKAKATERAGSPLADFPARNLGPAVTSGRVGDIAVDPRKPDTWYVGVASGGVWKTVNGGTTWAPLFDKEGSFSIGCVTVDPRDSNTVWVGTGENNSQRSVAYGDGVYRSLDGGKHWENMGLKASEHIAKILVDPRNGQVVYAAVQGPLWKEGGERGLYKSADGGKTWKAVLTVDAHTGVTDVVLDPRNPDVLYAATYQRRRHVWGMLDGGPGAGIHKSLDGGQTWVKLTEGLPKEDMGRIGLAVPAGEPDTVYATIEAANKAGGFFRSLDGGRTWERRSEQVSGSAQYYQELICDPKDPKRVYSMDTWMQVTEDGGKTWRRVGETSKHVDNHALWIDPANSDHLLSGCDGGVYESRDRGATWEFKANLPVIQYYRVAVDNARPFYTIYGGTQDNFSLGGPSRTRNLHGSTNLDWFVTQGGDGFYSQVDPDDPDTVYSESQHGGLVRFDRRTGERVEIQPQPAPGEEPLRWNWDAPLLISPHNGKRLYFAAQKLFRSDDRGDSWTAVSPDLTRKIDRSRLKIMDKVWSVDAVARNASTSFYGNIVAFTESPKSEGLLYVGTDDGLIQISEDGGKAWRKTERFPGVPELTYVSCLAASPQQAGTVYAAFDNHKTGDFRPYLLRSRDRGRTWESIAEGLPERGSVYTVREDPAREGLLYCGTEFGLFFSLDAGKSWSKFTQLPTIAVKDMAIQAREGDLVVATFGRGFYVLDDLTPLRQAKPEDFEAEAHLYGLRPAQAYIPAVPFGGPGKSFQGDSLFLSPNPPFGAVFTYHVKVEPKTLKKQRQAKEQEAAKAGQDPATPAWEALRAEDRELPPAVVLTIAASDGQVVRRISAKPEKGLHRVAWDLRLQDPAPIRLRVPSERDPWDYGAQGALAAPGRYQATLGFQVDGVLKSVAGPVAFEVKPLDADRLTPAQWTEYSAFCARMGDAQRRAMGISERLTEAQNRLDHAQKALLETPAADAALLTRGRALHGELKDLRDLLNGDATVASRQEPTVPGILGRIREVSGSVWATTQLPTATQRQNLAWAEDGLKALQARFGAALGALKALEDALEAAKAPYTPGRAVR; from the coding sequence ATGCCCCGGTTCCGCTCCCTCTCGCCTCTGGCCCTGCTGCTCGCCGCTGTGCCGGTCCTGGCGGCACCGCCGGTGAAGGCCAAGGCCACGGAACGGGCGGGCTCGCCCCTGGCGGACTTTCCCGCCCGGAATCTGGGGCCGGCGGTGACCTCGGGGCGCGTCGGGGATATCGCGGTCGATCCCCGCAAGCCGGACACCTGGTACGTGGGCGTGGCCTCCGGCGGCGTGTGGAAGACGGTGAACGGAGGCACCACCTGGGCTCCGCTCTTCGACAAGGAGGGCTCCTTCTCCATCGGCTGTGTGACGGTGGATCCCCGCGACTCGAACACCGTCTGGGTAGGGACGGGCGAGAACAACTCCCAGCGCTCGGTGGCCTATGGCGACGGTGTGTACCGCAGCCTGGATGGCGGGAAGCACTGGGAGAACATGGGCCTGAAGGCCAGCGAGCACATCGCCAAGATCCTCGTGGACCCGCGCAACGGCCAGGTGGTCTACGCGGCCGTCCAGGGTCCCCTTTGGAAGGAAGGCGGCGAGCGCGGCCTCTACAAGAGCGCCGATGGCGGAAAAACCTGGAAGGCCGTCCTCACCGTGGATGCCCACACCGGCGTCACGGACGTGGTGCTGGATCCCCGCAACCCCGACGTGCTGTACGCCGCCACCTACCAGCGGCGCCGCCACGTCTGGGGCATGCTGGACGGCGGTCCCGGCGCCGGCATCCACAAGAGCCTGGACGGCGGCCAGACCTGGGTGAAGCTCACGGAAGGGCTGCCCAAGGAGGACATGGGCCGCATCGGCCTGGCCGTGCCGGCGGGCGAGCCGGACACGGTCTACGCCACCATCGAGGCTGCCAACAAGGCGGGCGGCTTCTTCCGCAGCCTGGACGGGGGTCGCACCTGGGAGCGCCGCAGCGAGCAGGTATCCGGCAGCGCCCAGTACTACCAGGAGCTCATCTGCGACCCGAAGGACCCGAAGCGCGTCTACTCCATGGACACCTGGATGCAGGTGACCGAGGACGGCGGCAAGACCTGGCGGCGCGTGGGCGAGACCTCCAAGCATGTGGACAACCACGCGCTGTGGATCGACCCCGCCAACAGCGACCACCTGCTCTCCGGCTGTGATGGCGGCGTGTACGAGAGCCGCGACCGGGGCGCCACCTGGGAGTTCAAGGCCAACCTGCCCGTCATCCAGTACTACCGGGTGGCCGTGGACAACGCGCGCCCCTTCTACACGATCTACGGCGGCACCCAGGACAACTTCTCCCTGGGCGGCCCCAGCCGCACGCGGAACCTGCACGGCTCCACGAACCTCGACTGGTTCGTGACCCAGGGCGGAGATGGCTTCTACAGCCAGGTGGACCCGGATGACCCGGATACGGTCTACTCCGAAAGCCAGCACGGCGGCCTGGTCCGCTTCGACCGCCGCACCGGCGAGCGCGTGGAGATCCAGCCCCAGCCGGCGCCCGGCGAGGAGCCTCTCCGCTGGAACTGGGACGCCCCGCTGCTGATCAGCCCCCACAACGGCAAGCGGCTGTACTTCGCCGCCCAGAAGCTCTTCCGCAGCGACGATCGCGGAGACAGCTGGACCGCCGTGAGCCCGGATCTCACCCGGAAGATCGATCGCAGCCGCCTGAAGATCATGGACAAGGTGTGGAGCGTGGACGCCGTGGCCCGCAACGCCTCCACCAGCTTCTACGGCAACATCGTGGCCTTCACCGAAAGCCCCAAGAGCGAAGGACTGCTGTACGTGGGCACCGACGACGGCCTCATCCAGATCAGCGAGGATGGCGGCAAGGCCTGGCGGAAGACGGAGCGCTTCCCCGGCGTGCCCGAGCTGACCTACGTCTCCTGCCTGGCGGCGAGCCCGCAGCAGGCCGGCACGGTGTACGCCGCCTTCGACAACCACAAGACCGGAGACTTCCGCCCGTACCTGCTGCGCTCCCGGGATCGCGGCCGCACCTGGGAATCCATCGCCGAAGGACTGCCCGAGCGGGGCAGCGTCTACACCGTGCGGGAAGATCCGGCCCGGGAAGGCCTGCTCTACTGCGGCACGGAGTTCGGTCTGTTCTTCAGCCTCGACGCCGGGAAATCCTGGTCGAAGTTCACCCAGCTGCCCACCATCGCCGTGAAGGACATGGCCATCCAGGCCCGGGAAGGCGACCTGGTGGTGGCCACCTTCGGGCGGGGCTTCTACGTCCTCGATGACCTCACGCCCCTGCGCCAGGCGAAGCCGGAGGACTTCGAAGCCGAGGCCCACCTCTACGGCCTCCGGCCCGCCCAGGCCTACATCCCGGCCGTTCCCTTCGGCGGACCCGGGAAATCCTTCCAGGGCGATTCCCTCTTCCTGTCGCCCAATCCGCCCTTCGGCGCCGTGTTCACCTACCACGTGAAGGTGGAGCCGAAGACATTGAAGAAGCAGCGCCAGGCGAAAGAGCAGGAAGCCGCCAAGGCCGGCCAGGATCCGGCCACCCCGGCCTGGGAGGCCCTCCGGGCCGAGGACCGCGAGCTGCCCCCCGCCGTGGTGCTGACCATCGCGGCGAGCGACGGCCAGGTGGTGCGCCGCATCTCGGCGAAGCCCGAAAAGGGCCTCCACCGTGTGGCCTGGGACCTCCGTCTCCAGGATCCGGCGCCCATCCGCCTGAGGGTCCCGAGCGAGCGGGATCCGTGGGATTACGGCGCCCAGGGCGCCCTCGCCGCGCCAGGCCGCTACCAGGCCACGCTGGGCTTCCAGGTGGATGGTGTGCTGAAGTCCGTGGCCGGCCCCGTCGCCTTCGAGGTGAAGCCCCTGGATGCCGACCGCCTGACCCCGGCCCAATGGACGGAGTACAGCGCCTTCTGCGCCCGCATGGGCGACGCCCAGCGCCGCGCCATGGGCATCTCTGAGCGCCTGACCGAGGCCCAGAACCGGCTGGATCATGCCCAGAAGGCCCTGCTCGAGACCCCGGCCGCCGATGCGGCCCTGCTGACCCGCGGCCGGGCGCTGCACGGCGAGCTGAAGGACCTGCGGGATCTGCTCAACGGCGATGCCACCGTCGCCTCCCGCCAGGAGCCCACTGTGCCCGGCATCCTGGGGCGGATCCGCGAGGTGTCAGGCAGCGTCTGGGCCACCACCCAGCTGCCCACCGCCACCCAGCGCCAGAACCTGGCCTGGGCTGAGGATGGCTTGAAGGCCCTCCAGGCGAGGTTCGGCGCCGCCCTGGGGGCGCTCAAGGCCCTGGAGGACGCCCTGGAGGCCGCCAAGGCCCCGTACACGCCAGGACGCGCCGTCCGCTAA
- the hpf gene encoding ribosome hibernation-promoting factor, HPF/YfiA family produces MKVHYTGRHVELTEPLKQFTKERLDKMATYLDDIIDVHVILAVEKHRHEAEITLKTRASAFVASATTDDMYTSITQAVEKLDVQAHKHQGKRNSRPHESAKAGAVEE; encoded by the coding sequence ATGAAGGTCCACTACACCGGCCGCCACGTGGAGCTCACCGAGCCCCTGAAGCAGTTCACCAAGGAGCGGCTGGATAAGATGGCCACCTATCTGGACGACATCATCGACGTCCACGTGATCCTGGCTGTGGAGAAGCACCGCCACGAGGCTGAGATCACGCTGAAGACCCGCGCCAGCGCCTTCGTCGCCTCCGCCACCACCGATGACATGTACACAAGCATCACCCAGGCCGTGGAGAAGCTGGACGTGCAGGCGCACAAGCACCAGGGCAAGCGCAACTCCCGCCCCCATGAGAGCGCCAAGGCCGGCGCCGTCGAAGAGTAG
- a CDS encoding GreA/GreB family elongation factor, translating to MNRAFIKDPDDTGRPEDLPDRPQSPHPNYVTPAGLRQLQDLKADLAGRQSRLLAEGKLANPQELAIVQRDLRYYQERLNRAVLVDPSGKTGERVHFGAAVEVCDEAGAIATYTLVGEDEADPAQGKVSWVSPLGEALLNAEAGDEVLWRRPAGTMRLEILSIRPGASC from the coding sequence GTGAATCGAGCTTTCATCAAGGATCCGGATGACACGGGGCGCCCCGAGGACCTGCCCGACCGGCCCCAGAGCCCCCACCCGAACTACGTGACCCCCGCCGGCCTGCGGCAGCTGCAGGACCTGAAGGCGGATCTGGCCGGCCGCCAGAGCCGGCTGCTGGCGGAGGGCAAGCTTGCCAATCCTCAGGAGCTGGCCATCGTCCAGCGCGACCTGCGCTACTACCAGGAGCGCCTGAACCGGGCTGTCCTGGTCGATCCCAGCGGCAAAACGGGAGAGCGGGTCCATTTCGGGGCTGCCGTGGAGGTCTGCGACGAAGCCGGCGCCATCGCGACGTACACCCTCGTCGGCGAGGACGAAGCCGATCCCGCCCAGGGCAAGGTCAGCTGGGTCTCGCCGCTGGGAGAGGCCCTGCTGAACGCCGAGGCCGGCGATGAAGTCCTCTGGCGCCGACCCGCCGGAACGATGCGCCTGGAGATTCTCAGCATCCGTCCAGGCGCCTCCTGTTGA
- a CDS encoding single-stranded-DNA-specific exonuclease RecJ, whose amino-acid sequence MEAKAWRLRREIPAGPAPWRALAAAWNLDPRLARLAWLRGVDQPEGLAWRLDPSWTRSTDPHLLPGVDAAVARIRRAVDARERIVVYGDYDVDGVTATALLMRALERLGADVSFFIPNRFSDGYGLHLDCIRELKETRDPGLLISVDCGVRSVAEVAASSELGLDWVITDHHALGPELPAACAVVHPHLDGYANPFLAGVGVAFKLAQALIGAAPHPVGADAAFLDGMLKLVAIGTVADVMPLVDENALLVRRGLDSLGGRNGPGLAALLRAAKKEGAPGGQDIAFGVAPRLNAVGRMGGAEDAVRLLLTRDPAEAETLMIRVEALNQERRAIQEQLAARLPRPEDAAFDLVLDPSAHKGVIGIVAGHRMRATGRPAGVCTVVDGVAHCSLRAPEGYDLGGLLALAQPFILGGGGHRAAAGLSFEPSRLAFVRQALQRGAAEQAAGRELPPLLVDGGHADLPDDADLARLEPFGQGFAPALAKLEGAVAASAVFGADHWKLRLAGTPDPLTWFAGRERPSQPVIGERLCVAAVPQGSARWGRSWLVDAPLGEVAP is encoded by the coding sequence ATGGAAGCCAAGGCCTGGCGCCTCCGCCGGGAGATCCCGGCGGGTCCGGCGCCCTGGCGGGCCCTGGCCGCGGCCTGGAACCTGGATCCCCGCCTCGCGCGGCTGGCCTGGCTGCGCGGCGTGGATCAGCCGGAGGGTCTGGCCTGGCGCCTCGACCCCTCCTGGACCCGCAGCACGGACCCCCACCTCCTCCCCGGGGTGGACGCGGCCGTGGCGCGCATCCGCCGGGCCGTGGATGCCCGCGAGCGCATCGTGGTCTATGGCGACTACGACGTGGATGGCGTGACGGCCACGGCGCTCCTGATGCGCGCGCTGGAGCGGCTCGGCGCGGACGTCTCGTTCTTCATCCCCAACCGCTTCTCGGATGGCTACGGCCTGCACCTGGACTGCATCCGGGAGCTGAAGGAAACCCGTGATCCCGGCCTGCTCATCTCCGTGGACTGCGGCGTGCGCAGCGTGGCGGAAGTGGCGGCCAGCTCGGAGCTGGGCCTGGACTGGGTCATCACGGACCACCACGCCCTGGGCCCGGAGCTGCCGGCCGCCTGCGCCGTGGTGCATCCCCACCTGGACGGCTATGCCAACCCCTTCCTGGCGGGCGTGGGGGTGGCCTTCAAGCTGGCCCAGGCCCTGATCGGGGCCGCTCCCCATCCCGTGGGCGCCGATGCGGCCTTCCTGGACGGCATGCTCAAGCTGGTGGCCATCGGCACCGTGGCGGACGTGATGCCGCTGGTGGACGAGAATGCCCTGCTCGTGCGGCGCGGGCTCGATTCCCTAGGCGGCAGGAATGGTCCCGGGCTGGCGGCCCTGCTGCGCGCCGCCAAGAAGGAGGGCGCTCCCGGCGGGCAGGACATCGCCTTCGGCGTGGCGCCCCGGCTCAACGCCGTGGGCCGCATGGGTGGGGCGGAGGATGCGGTCCGCCTGCTCCTGACCCGCGATCCGGCGGAAGCGGAGACCCTGATGATCCGGGTGGAAGCGCTGAACCAGGAGCGCCGGGCCATCCAGGAGCAGCTGGCCGCCCGCCTGCCCCGTCCGGAGGATGCCGCCTTCGACCTGGTGCTGGATCCCTCGGCCCACAAGGGCGTCATCGGCATCGTGGCCGGCCACCGCATGCGCGCCACGGGACGCCCCGCGGGCGTCTGCACCGTGGTCGATGGCGTGGCCCACTGCAGCCTCCGGGCTCCGGAAGGCTACGATCTGGGCGGCCTGCTGGCCCTGGCCCAGCCCTTCATCCTGGGCGGCGGCGGCCATCGCGCGGCGGCGGGCCTAAGCTTCGAGCCCTCCCGCCTCGCCTTCGTCCGTCAGGCCCTCCAGCGGGGCGCGGCCGAGCAGGCCGCCGGGCGCGAGCTCCCGCCTCTGCTGGTGGACGGCGGCCATGCGGATCTTCCCGATGACGCGGACCTGGCCCGCCTGGAACCCTTCGGCCAGGGCTTCGCCCCAGCTCTGGCAAAGCTTGAGGGGGCCGTGGCCGCTTCGGCTGTGTTCGGGGCGGACCACTGGAAGCTCCGGCTGGCCGGGACCCCGGATCCCCTCACCTGGTTCGCGGGTCGCGAGCGACCGTCGCAGCCGGTCATCGGCGAGCGGCTCTGCGTGGCCGCCGTGCCTCAGGGCAGTGCCCGTTGGGGCCGCTCCTGGCTGGTGGACGCCCCCCTCGGGGAGGTGGCCCCATGA
- the hisG gene encoding ATP phosphoribosyltransferase, translating to MNQTLLIAFPKGRLGDELVPKLAGTPLALDTAALKSRVLRIPTATPGVAALLLKGADLPRYVAAGVASLGIVGSDTLDEMDMDLLELADLGFGACRLSLCAKTGVTLEDLRAKPHLRLATKFPKATEAWLSREGLTAELVPLSSSAELAPLLGLADAIVDLVQTGGTLKAHGLVETAVLGRSSARLVAARGAYLSEPGRIRPLADMLLGALKAKA from the coding sequence ATGAACCAGACCCTGCTCATCGCCTTCCCCAAGGGCCGCCTCGGCGACGAGCTGGTGCCGAAGCTGGCGGGCACCCCGCTGGCGCTCGACACCGCGGCCCTGAAGTCCCGGGTGCTCCGCATCCCCACCGCCACGCCCGGCGTGGCGGCCCTGCTGCTCAAGGGCGCGGACCTGCCCCGCTACGTGGCCGCCGGCGTGGCCTCCCTGGGCATCGTGGGCTCGGACACGCTGGACGAAATGGACATGGACCTGCTGGAGTTGGCGGATCTGGGCTTCGGCGCCTGCCGCCTGTCACTCTGCGCCAAGACCGGCGTCACCTTGGAGGATCTGCGCGCCAAGCCGCACCTGCGGCTGGCCACCAAGTTCCCGAAGGCCACCGAGGCCTGGCTGTCCCGTGAAGGCCTCACCGCCGAGCTGGTACCCCTCAGCAGCAGCGCGGAGCTGGCACCCCTGCTGGGCCTGGCGGATGCCATCGTGGACCTCGTGCAGACCGGCGGCACCCTCAAGGCTCACGGCCTGGTGGAAACGGCCGTGCTCGGGCGCTCCTCCGCCCGCCTGGTCGCCGCCCGCGGCGCCTACCTCAGCGAACCCGGGCGGATCCGACCGCTGGCGGACATGCTGCTCGGCGCACTGAAGGCAAAGGCGTAG
- the lptB gene encoding LPS export ABC transporter ATP-binding protein has protein sequence MTEPTPCLEAVNLQKRYGDRTVVRDVSLCVGMGEVVGLLGPNGAGKTTTFYMVVGVEAPDRGGIRWLGQDVTALPMHRRARLGIGYLAQESSVFRGLTVWENLLALAELQPIPKTEQKDRCERLLADFHLGKVRDTLGMSLSGGERRRCELARALVTEPKIMLLDEPFAGVDPKSVLEIQGLIADLKARGIGVLITDHNVRETLQIADRAYILADGMIMKHGLPSEIAEDPDIRRVYLGDRFRLD, from the coding sequence ATGACAGAGCCCACCCCCTGCCTCGAGGCCGTGAACCTCCAGAAGCGCTACGGCGACCGCACCGTGGTGCGGGACGTGAGCCTCTGTGTGGGCATGGGCGAGGTGGTGGGCCTGCTCGGTCCCAACGGCGCGGGCAAGACCACGACCTTCTACATGGTGGTGGGCGTGGAGGCGCCGGATCGGGGCGGCATCCGCTGGCTGGGCCAGGATGTGACCGCCCTGCCCATGCACCGGCGGGCCCGGCTGGGCATCGGCTACCTGGCCCAGGAATCCAGCGTGTTCAGGGGTTTGACTGTTTGGGAGAACTTGCTGGCCCTGGCTGAGTTGCAGCCCATCCCGAAGACAGAGCAGAAAGACCGCTGCGAACGCCTCCTGGCCGATTTCCACCTGGGGAAAGTGCGCGACACGCTGGGCATGAGCCTATCCGGGGGCGAGCGGAGGCGCTGCGAGTTGGCGCGGGCCCTCGTGACCGAACCCAAGATCATGCTGCTGGACGAGCCCTTCGCCGGCGTGGATCCCAAGTCCGTGCTGGAGATCCAGGGCCTCATCGCCGACCTCAAGGCGCGAGGCATCGGCGTGCTGATCACCGACCACAACGTCCGCGAGACCTTGCAGATCGCCGACCGGGCCTATATCTTGGCGGACGGGATGATCATGAAACACGGCCTGCCCAGCGAGATCGCAGAGGATCCGGACATCCGCCGGGTCTACCTGGGCGACCGGTTCAGGTTGGACTGA
- the rpoN gene encoding RNA polymerase factor sigma-54 encodes MAGPFLSQRLAQSQTLALTPAMQLKLKLWQMNLQELSQTIERELEDNPLLELADDGDEVPTLEAIEEGRDSDVTEASSDQAGDGVELPEGVDTVDLGPMLDAAGEMNPESDLEKFTEEGVAQVQETELGAENSWDSDLPRTSNLPEEDRFSWEDRLSAYESLQDHLVSQLYETLENEDPRAALVERLIDRLDPKGFLRLDPDQPSVEATPAALAADLGVTEEALRAALDVLQEFDPSGVGCFTVQESLLLQLRHAGAEPDDLAVRIIQDHTAQVAQRDSAKLRRALGCTDAELCLAMDQLKHLNPSPGRAFDPEGERVVKPDVVVLKGEDGNWKIYLNDEGLPRLKVNGDYQRFLASSDAKADKDFIRERFRSARDFIRGVEDRNRTVLRVSAQIVELQKEFLEHGIESLRPMVLRDVAEATGFHESTISRVVKAKTIHTPQGLYDLNYFFSARPKDSDISATVVKHRIKAFVQAEDPAKPLSDEAIAGLLERDGIKVARRTVNKYREELKIPPASQRRRR; translated from the coding sequence GTGGCCGGCCCCTTCCTCTCCCAGCGCCTGGCCCAGAGCCAGACCCTCGCGCTCACCCCCGCCATGCAGCTGAAGCTCAAGCTGTGGCAGATGAACCTTCAGGAGCTGTCGCAGACCATCGAGCGCGAGCTGGAGGACAACCCTCTGCTGGAGCTGGCCGACGACGGTGACGAGGTGCCGACCCTCGAGGCCATCGAGGAGGGGCGCGATTCCGACGTGACCGAGGCCTCCTCCGACCAGGCCGGTGATGGCGTGGAACTGCCCGAAGGGGTGGACACCGTCGATCTGGGACCCATGCTGGATGCGGCAGGCGAGATGAACCCCGAAAGCGATCTGGAGAAGTTCACGGAAGAGGGGGTGGCCCAGGTCCAGGAGACCGAGCTGGGCGCCGAGAACAGCTGGGATTCGGACCTGCCGCGCACCAGCAACCTGCCTGAAGAGGATCGGTTCTCCTGGGAGGATCGGCTCAGTGCTTACGAATCCCTCCAGGATCACCTGGTGAGCCAGCTCTACGAGACCCTGGAGAACGAGGATCCCCGGGCTGCGCTGGTGGAGCGCCTCATCGACCGCCTCGACCCCAAGGGCTTCCTGCGGCTCGATCCGGACCAGCCCTCGGTGGAGGCCACCCCGGCCGCCCTGGCGGCGGACCTGGGCGTCACGGAGGAGGCGCTGCGCGCGGCCCTGGACGTCCTCCAGGAGTTCGACCCCTCCGGCGTGGGTTGTTTCACGGTGCAGGAGAGCCTGCTGCTCCAGCTTCGTCACGCCGGTGCCGAGCCCGACGATCTGGCGGTGCGCATCATCCAGGACCACACCGCGCAGGTGGCGCAGCGGGACAGCGCCAAGCTGCGCCGCGCTCTGGGCTGCACCGACGCGGAGCTGTGCCTGGCCATGGACCAGCTCAAGCACCTCAACCCCTCGCCTGGCCGGGCCTTCGATCCCGAAGGCGAGCGGGTGGTGAAGCCGGATGTGGTGGTGCTCAAGGGCGAGGATGGCAACTGGAAGATCTACCTCAATGACGAGGGCCTGCCCCGGCTCAAGGTGAACGGCGACTACCAGCGGTTCCTGGCCTCCAGCGACGCCAAGGCCGACAAGGACTTCATCCGCGAGCGCTTCCGCAGCGCCCGCGACTTCATCCGCGGCGTCGAGGACCGGAACCGCACCGTCCTGCGGGTCTCGGCCCAGATCGTGGAGCTCCAGAAGGAGTTCCTCGAACACGGTATCGAAAGCCTGCGGCCCATGGTGCTGCGCGACGTGGCCGAGGCCACGGGCTTCCATGAGAGCACCATCAGCCGGGTGGTGAAGGCCAAGACCATCCACACGCCCCAGGGGCTCTACGACCTGAACTATTTCTTCTCCGCGCGTCCCAAGGATTCGGACATCTCCGCCACCGTGGTCAAGCACCGCATCAAGGCGTTCGTGCAGGCCGAGGATCCTGCCAAGCCGCTGTCCGATGAGGCCATCGCCGGCCTGCTGGAGCGGGACGGCATCAAGGTGGCCCGTCGCACCGTGAACAAGTACCGCGAGGAGCTCAAGATTCCTCCTGCCTCCCAGCGCCGGCGCCGCTGA
- a CDS encoding CofH family radical SAM protein: MLKALDSPEAILEGVLQGRRVSAAEALVLMEQAELPDLAVAATAARDRHNDPRRVSYVIDRNVNYTDVCNVYCTFCAFYHKPGDTRGYVLTKEQLKQKAEETQAIGGTGFLLQGGVNPDLPWDYYLDLVRYLHHDLGIWVHGFSPVEIQMMAKLSGQTLRKTIADLREAGLGSIPGGGAEILVDRIRKKIAPLKGGREKWLEVMEAAHEEGVKTTGTMMFGITETLAERIEHFEALRDQQDRALARNNGGGYTAFAAWPFQSGHTPWEGKVPKPTDVEYLRTIAIARIFLDNFAHIQSSWVTMGRKTGQLALHYGCDDMGSLMLEENVVSAAGTCYSVNKDEMTRMIRAAGYEPWQRDNIYGEIRG, translated from the coding sequence ATGCTGAAGGCCCTCGATTCCCCCGAGGCGATCCTGGAGGGCGTCCTCCAGGGTCGCCGCGTCTCCGCGGCCGAGGCCCTGGTGCTCATGGAGCAGGCGGAGCTGCCCGATCTGGCCGTGGCCGCCACCGCCGCCCGGGACCGCCACAACGATCCCCGGCGCGTGAGCTACGTCATCGACCGGAACGTGAACTACACGGACGTCTGCAACGTCTACTGCACCTTCTGCGCCTTCTACCACAAGCCCGGCGACACCCGCGGCTACGTGCTCACCAAGGAGCAGCTGAAGCAGAAGGCCGAGGAGACCCAGGCCATCGGCGGCACCGGCTTCCTCCTGCAGGGCGGCGTGAATCCGGACCTGCCGTGGGACTACTACCTGGACCTGGTGCGCTACCTCCACCACGACCTGGGCATCTGGGTCCACGGCTTCTCCCCGGTGGAGATCCAGATGATGGCGAAGCTCAGCGGCCAGACGCTGCGGAAGACCATCGCGGACTTGCGCGAGGCCGGCCTCGGCTCCATCCCCGGCGGTGGCGCGGAGATCCTGGTGGACCGCATCCGCAAGAAGATCGCGCCCCTCAAGGGCGGCCGCGAGAAGTGGCTGGAAGTGATGGAGGCCGCCCACGAGGAGGGCGTGAAGACCACGGGCACCATGATGTTCGGCATCACGGAAACCCTGGCCGAGCGCATCGAGCATTTCGAGGCCCTGCGCGACCAGCAGGACCGCGCCCTGGCGCGCAACAATGGCGGCGGCTACACGGCCTTCGCCGCCTGGCCCTTCCAGAGCGGCCACACGCCCTGGGAAGGCAAGGTGCCCAAGCCCACGGATGTGGAATACCTCCGCACCATCGCCATCGCCCGCATCTTCCTGGACAACTTCGCGCACATCCAGAGCAGCTGGGTCACCATGGGCCGCAAGACCGGCCAGCTGGCCCTGCACTACGGCTGCGACGACATGGGCAGCCTCATGCTCGAGGAGAACGTCGTCAGCGCCGCGGGCACCTGCTACAGCGTGAACAAGGATGAGATGACCCGCATGATCCGCGCCGCCGGCTACGAGCCCTGGCAGCGGGACAACATCTACGGCGAGATCCGCGGCTGA